A window from Mangifera indica cultivar Alphonso chromosome 2, CATAS_Mindica_2.1, whole genome shotgun sequence encodes these proteins:
- the LOC123208782 gene encoding uncharacterized protein LOC123208782 isoform X7, translated as MVDVAGSVGSVVSPVLQVAEWLAAPIWRPFKYLLNYKTNFDNLREEVKNLKNARDEVQRKVTDAKRNVGEIKQNVEDWQESVNKTITEAEQLIKEMCKRCARDHYRMVTEAERNVQEVGQELKDWHVDETITEAEPLIQEKANNRRCFKGFCPNFIIHYKQSKKASKLKQDVIDPLLRQEKKLDPVSYQTNPPEIWLRSSENYLAFESRNYTFKNVWDALNGENVFMIGVYGMGGLGKTTLVQEVGRKAKEEKLFDDIVFVEVSESPDIKNIQTVIANNLGLKFENNLGVKLENESERAKWLYSRMEGQKILLILDNIWEPLEFEKIGIPYRADRGRNKLLFTTRNLNVLDMMDSTNNFKMGILNETEAWTLFTKMTDLFAENIIQTHELHSLAKDVCKECKGLPIVICTIAKALKNKSHPSYWDCALRELREPSPRKYARYLEEDYAKIALSYKYLRDDELKKTFLISSLMENNTSISDLFKHVVCLDVFDGANFTMEEARQRLDILVCDLKDACLLLGGFESGQFAMHDVVRVVATTIAYVDHHVFTIRNDIEQDWKDRDKLNKCTKIFLPGKSNIISQLRLKDLDCPNLEYFCMTDKYGSSFKIPEDLFTVMSKLRVLNLGGLWQSSLPSSIDSLTNLQTLCLDNSRVKDFAIIGKLQTLKVLSLQRSNIEVFSTELGQLTQLRLLDLSYCWGLKVIAPNVISQLSQLEEFYIKGCSINWEHKVLKELKLLSNLTSLELDIVDNDVLPRDFISKELRRYKITIGCKYYRDLITKSLRILKFACNSTISQETLRGINNVEVLLIVKPSDDEEDLDEKPTSDDEEDLDEEQMLPLFNEKVIFTNLMVLKLVDISSGKIWESQLSASSYQNLTQLILEGCDKIKHAFPFSIAKSLQQLQYLIIKGCKVLEKIVEKEEGAEVVNFIFPQITKLKLEDLPKLTIFCRGAYALDLPILKTLKITRCPNFTLKYQGFQDNNEEGEIQDLESKSIFFGHKIIFTNLMVLELVNISSGKIWESQLSASSYQNLTQLILEGCDKIKHAFPFSIAKSLQQLQYLMIGDCEILEKIVEEEEEGAEVVNSFFPRLTELKLRNLPKLIVFYLGANALELLMLKTLEISNCSIFTSTYQAFQDNNKEGEIQVAESKSICLEHKINSDLKAFHFEDDVVSITWESQSKTLETSVENLSMKLLQKFYNLKVLKVCRSLSKEIKGPFDLPYLKVLDIDSCYRLTSLSTFSTYFLNLQVLQLSYCHRLTRRLITSSMAKSLVHLREISIYKCNLLTEVVEDEADATTTNISFHNLRKLSLKELDSLTCFCFGNYSFNFPYLETLVIKGCLNMKTFCPGFLSTPRLHNVKYENELVEMGGNDLNTSIQQAHKNRVNSDLSKLSLSGRDIMSIWQEEFKENFDKVETLELIKDEYTHIPIHILVKFINLENLILKISSYEEIFLYGEDEEHVGALAKLKKLKLQGLFNLKCICKQDFRFKTILQNLHSLEVRDCNNLMTLLPALSSFENLWSLEVADCIGMQNLMTSSTAKSLVSLERLSILGCKMMIEVLANDGDIEKDEIVFEKLERLLLFGLESLTGFGSRKYNLKFPSLESISVSQCFKMKTFFEGGLNMPKLRLVNEKDYSSDLNWVTQQLQNDCSKLWEESAKSYGQGAGEGEWISYYCDYCDKDITGRIRMRCAICPDFDLCVECFSVGAEVETHKSNHPYKVHDEIVKLFLNLFAYWQNCW; from the exons atggttgatgttgCCGGGAGTGTTGGGAGTGTGGTGAGTCCTGTCCTTCAAGTTGCCGAGTGGTTGGCTGCTCCGATTTGGCGTCCATTTAAGTACTTGCTCAACTACAAGACCAACTTTGACAATCTCCGAGAGGAAGTTAAAAACCTGAAGAATGCAAGAGATGAAGTTCAGCGTAAGGTTACAGATGCTAAAAGAAATGTGGGAGAGATCAAACAGAATGTTGAGGACTGGCAGGAGAGTGTGAATAAGACCATTACTGAAGCAGAGCAGCTGATTAAAGAGATGTGCAAGAGATGTGCAAGAGACCATTACCGTATGGTTACTGAAGCTGAAAGAAATGTGCAAGAGGTCGGACAAGAGCTTAAGGATTGGCATGTGGATGAGACCATTACTGAAGCAGAGCCGTTGATTCAAGAGAAAGCAAACAACCGGAGATGTTTCAAGGGATTTTGCCCCAACTTCATCATTCACTACAAACAAAGCAAGAAAGCTTCCAAATTAAAGCAGGATGTTATTGATCCACTCCTCCGGCAAGAAAAGAAGTTGGATCCAGTTTCCTATCAAACTAATCCACCAGAGATCTGGCTTAGATCTAGTGAAAATTATTTGGcttttgaatcaagaaactACACTTTTAAGAATGTATGGGATGCTTTAAATGGTGAGAATGTCTTCATGATTGGTGTTTATGGGATGGGGGGTCTTGGGAAGACCACTCTTGTGCAAGAAGTTGGTAGGAAAGCCAAGGAGGAAAAGCTCTTTGACGACATTGTTTTTGTGGAG GTATCAGAATCTCCTGATATAAAGAATATTCAAACAGTAATTGCTAACAACTTGGGtttgaaattcgaaaacaaCTTGGGTGTGAAATTGGAAAACGAAAGTGAAAGGGCAAAGTGGCTATATTCAAGAATGGAGGGCCagaaaattcttttaattctaGATAATATTTGGGAACCTCTAGAATTTGAAAAGATAGGAATTCCTTATAGAGCTGATCGTGGAAGAAATAAACTTTTGTTCACAACAAGAAACTTAAATGTGTTGGACATGATGGATTCCACAAATAATTTCAAGATGGGCATTTTAAATGAAACAGAAGCTTGGACCCTATTCACCAAAATGACAG ATCTTTTTgcagaaaatattattcaaacacaTGAATTGCATTCTCTAGCAAAAGATGTATGCAAGGAATGCAAAGGATTACCTATTGTAATTTGTACAATAGCTAAAGCATTAAAAAACAAGAGTCATCCATCTTATTGGGACTGTGCATTGCGAGAATTGAGGGAACCTTCTCCAAGAAAGTATGCAAGATACCTAGAAGAGGATTACGCAAAGATCGCCTTAAGTTACAAGTATTTGAGAGATGATGAACTTAAGAAAACGTTTTTAATTTCTAGTCTAATGGAAAATAATACTTCCATTTCAGACTTGTTCAAACATGTTGTGTGTTTGGATGTATTTGATGGAGCTAATTTTACAATGGAAGAAGCACGACAAAGACTAGATATATTGGTTTGTGACCTCAAAGATGCTTGTTTATTGCTTGGCGGGTTTGAAAGCGGCCAATTCGCTATGCATGATGTTGTTCGTGTTGTTGCCACAACAATTGCATATGTGGATCACCATGTGTTTACAATAAGAAATGATATTGAGCAGGATTGGAAGGATAGAGACAAACTCAACAAATGCACAAAGATCTTTTTACCTggtaaaagtaatattattagTCAACTTAGGCTTAAGGATTTGGATTGTCCAAATCTTGAATATTTCTGTATGACTGATAAGTATGGTTCTTCTTTCAAAATCCCGGAGGACCTTTTTACGGTGATGTCAAAGCTTAGAGTATTAAATTTGGGTGGACTATGGCAATCATCATTGCCATCATCAATTGATAGTCTAACAAACCTTCAAACATTGTGTTTAGATAATAGCAGAGTTAAAGATTTTGCTATTATTGGAAAGCTACAAACATTAAAAGTTCTTAGCTTGCAACGATCAAATATTGAGGTGTTTTCTACAGAATTGGGTCAATTGACTCAACTAAGGTTGTTAGATTTAAGTTATTGTTGGGGATTGAAAGTAATTGCTCCAAATGTGATATCACAATTATCTCAATTGgaagaattttatataaaaggaTGTTCTATTAATTGGGAGCATAAAGTACTCAAGGAATTGAAACTCTTGTCCAACCTCACCAGTTTAGAATTGGATATTGTAGATAACGATGTATTGCCTAGAGATTTCATTTCCAAAGAGCTTAGAAGGTACAAAATAACAATAGGATGTAAGTATTACAGAGATCTAATAACTAAATCCCTAAGGATTTTGAAATTTGCATGTAATTCTACCATCTCCCAAGAAACATTACGTGGAATCAATAATGTTGAAGTCTTACTCATAGTCAAACCTTCAGATGACGAGGAGGATCTTGATGAAAAG CCAACTTCAGATGACGAGGAGGATCTTGATGAAGAGCAAATGCTGCCATTATTTAATGAGAAG GTTATTTTCACCAATTTGATGGTCTTAAAGTTAGTCGATATCAGTTCTGGAAAGATTTGGGAGAGTCAACTTTCAGCTtcttcttatcaaaatttgacacagtTGATTTTAGAGggatgtgataaaataaaacatgcGTTTCCATTTTCCATTGCTAAAAGCCTCCAGCAACTCCAATACCTTATAATAAAGGGTTGTAAAGTTTTAGAGAAGATTGTTGAAAAGGAAGAAGGAGCagaagttgttaattttatctttcCACAAATAACTAAATTGAAGCTTGAAGATTTACCAAAACTTACCATTTTCTGCCGAGGAGCATATGCTTTGGACTTGCCCATATTGAAAACACTGAAGATAACAAGGTGTCCAAACTTCACTTTAAAATATCAAGGCTTCCAAGATAATAATGAGGAAGGCGAAATTCAAGATTTGGAGTCAAAATCCATCTTCTTTGGGCATAAG ATTATTTTCACCAATTTGATGGTCTTAGAGTTGGTCAATATCAGTTCTGGAAAGATTTGGGAGAGTCAACTTTCAGCTtcttcttatcaaaatttgacacagtTGATTTTAGAGggatgtgataaaataaaacatgcGTTTCCATTTTCCATTGCGAAAAGCCTCCAGCAACTCCAATACCTTATGATAGGGGATTGTGAGATTTTAGAGaagattgttgaagaagaagaagaaggagcagAAGTGGTTAATTCTTTCTTTCCACGGTTAACTGAATTGAAGCTTAGAAATTTGCCAAAACTTATTGTTTTCTATCTAGGAGCAAATGCTTTGGAATTGTTAATGTTGAAAACGTTGGAGATATCAAATTGTTCAATCTTCACTTCAACATATCAAGCCTTTCAAGATAATAACAAGGAAGGTGAAATTCAAGTTGCTGAATCAAAATCCATTTGCTTGGAGCATAAG ATCAATTCTGATTTGAAGGCATTTCATTTTGAGGATGATGTGGTATCTATTACTTGGGAGAGTCAATCTAAAACTCTTGAAACCTCTGTCGAAAATCTTTCAATGAAACTCCTTCAgaaattttacaatttgaaagTGCTCAAAGTATGTCGCAGCCTATCCAAAGAAATTAAAGGCCCATTTGATCTTCCATATCTTAAAGTTCTAGATATAGATAGTTGTTATAGATTAACGAGTCTATCGACATTCTCAACTTATTTTCTAAATCTTCAAGTTCTGCAGTTAAGTTATTGCCACAGGTTGACAAGGAGGTTAATAACATCTTCAATGGCTAAAAGCTTGGTCCATTTGAGAGAAATAAGCATATACAAGTGTAATTTGCTAACTGAAGTAGTAGAAGATGAGGCAGATGCAACAACAACTAACATTAGTTTTCACAATTTGAGGAAGTTGTCACTTAAAGAATTGGACAGTCTTACATGTTTTTGTTTTGGGAATTACTCTTTCAATTTTCCATATTTAGAAACGTTAGTTATAAAAGGATGCCTCAATATGAAGACTTTCTGTCCTGGATTCTTAAGCACTCCAAGGTTACACAATGTCAAGTATGAGAATGAGCTAGTAGAGATGGGGGGAAATGACTTGAATACAAGTATACAACAAGCACACAAAAATAGG GTTAACTCCGATTTGAGTAAATTATCATTAAGTGGAAGAGATATCATGTCAATTTGGCAAGAAGAGTTCAAAGAGAACTTTGACAAAGTAGAAACTCTTGAATTGATTAAGGATGAATACACACACATTCCAATTCATATCCTTGTAAAGTTTATCAAtcttgaaaatctcattttgaaaataagttCATACGAAGAGATATTCTTATATGGAGAAGATGAGGAACATGTTGGTGCACTTGCAAAATTGAAAAAGCTAAAATTGCAaggactttttaatttaaagtgcaTTTGTAAACAAGACTTTCGGTTCAAAACAATTCTTCAGAATCTTCATTCTTTAGAAGTAAGAGATTGTAACAATTTGATGACTCTATTGCCAGCTTTATCATCTTTTGAAAATCTGTGGTCTTTGGAGGTAGCTGATTGTATTGGAATGCAGAACTTAATGACATCTTCAACAGCCAAAAGTCTTGTGAGTCTAGAAAGGTTGTCAATTCTAGGATGTAAAATGATGATAGAAGTATTAGCAAATGATGGAGATATAgagaaagatgaaattgtttttgagaaaTTGGAGAGGTTGTTATTGTTTGGTTTAGAGAGTCTCACAGGCTTTGGTTCAAGGAAATACAACTTAAAATTTCCATCATTAGAGTCAATATCAGTGAGTCAATGCTTCAAGATGAAGACTTTCTTTGAGGGAGGCTTAAACATGCCAAAGTTACGGTTGGTGAACGAGAAAGATTATTCAAGTGACCTTAATTGGGTCacacaacaattacaaaatg ATTGTTCGAAGTTATGGGAGGAAAGTGCAAAATCATATG GTCAAGGAGCTGGTGAAGGGGAATGGATTTCTTACTACTGCGATTATTGCGACAAAGACATCACGGGGAGGATCCGCATGAGATGTGCAATTTGTCCTGATTTTGACCTCTGTGTAGAGTGCTTCAGTGTTGGAGCTGAAGTGGAAACTCATAAGAGCAATCACCCCTACAAAGTTCATG ATGAGATTGTCAAGTTATTCCTCAATCTGTTTGCATATTGGCAAAATTGCTGGTAA